In Ischnura elegans chromosome 3, ioIscEleg1.1, whole genome shotgun sequence, the sequence GTTTTAATTATTCGAGAGCGATTCAAAGGATTTGAGGCGACTGGTTATTCAACGGTCAGATGAGACGGAAGTTAGATGGTGTCTGAACTTCTGATTTCACCGGGGCGACGACACCTTGGTGCCCCAGCCTGAGAGGCGGCGCTTCCCGCCTTCCGCGTGCCGCTTGTTGCCGCGCCGCACCCGACGATGCCGCCGCGCCTCCCCGATGCGGCTCATGCCGAACCGGATGCTGTGGATGCCGAACGGGAAGACCTCGGATGCGGTGTTCGGGTCCAGCTGCTCCGTCCGGCGTCCGTCGTCCACGGATCGGAGGAAGCCCTCGTTACACTCCAACCACTCCTGCTGCGAGCTCATGATGGAGCCGGGCCTGCGAGCACAATCGCGGTTATGGGttagcacgaatattacattagaggattctcaagtccgacgctagaatagggtagttttcttcataaaaataacgaaatgcattgattgcgattcgttacccaccatttgtgtattcataatatacaaattattttgttttagaaatcccagttaagatgAATGgcatggtcaattttatcctcatttgaaaaaggccagattggcgcccatgcgatgccactccacgtgacgtcacatggacctagtttctatacgagtagataggagtttttcatcgtctgagattacaaatgcacgcatgaggcacagagctcagggaaacatgtcttaataatcacccgttaaaattgcctaagttcggaaattttccttcgtttgatagggtaataataatccttacttaagccaagcgctacctgctggcagggtaatctgctacctgctggcagcctgcgtcgtatcagcgcccaaaccctcgccccaaggtcacctcacacggcgacagctggaaccagaaatacgtcacacgaacttttcccagcattcctacttagccatcgcgatttcgcgcgcttgaaaattttcacttttcgtttagtcgcgaaaaatagatatcgtcattcaaaaatctaagagtttgaaatgcgtactccaggagtaataatctttcgatttaggcagtaaaaaaataataggaaaccaccctgttgttgccgctccgcgcgcattaaaatcagatttcaaaattacCACTCGCggcattacatctacataataccctgcgagccacctctagggtgtttggcagggggtgatcaatcaccagcatgcagcatgcaattggactcccacatgcacaccacgcggtccaaaaaacgtcacgtatggtaacaaattatactaccatattcagcttattaaaatcacatgtctgtttccacacacttttatttacaccgaccatggtttcggcaacttgtgccattatcaaggcacaaGTTGTCGAAATGgcacaatggcacaagttgccgaataATGGCACTCGaaagtagcaaaaaaaaacaaacaggcTTATTTAAAGATAATCAGAATATGTGAATAAATAtgcttcattattaaattatagaaAGCTCGAAATATGTCGAATTAGCATCCTATTCTTTGCGTAAAACATATTTAAGGGGATGAGaggctaaggggtacaagtgatgtTTTCCTAGTTTTAAGAAAAAATGGTTTAAACTTAAAGTATTCAGGGGTTGTTAGGAAaaggttttgttaaaataaatcagTATATCACTACATGTCAGCGCAGAAGAGAGACTCACTCGCTTGCCTTGGCATccaagtttttatatatttcatctaTCGATTTCTTTTCCTAACTCTGATCAGAAAATAATTCACTTGTCCTCCTAGGCTTCTCACTAGGGCTGTGCGggactctcgaccacccgagagtcttgACGGTCGAGACGacaatttcatttctcggcattgtcgggacgataTTTCAGACAtcgaaaataatttagcaaaaagattttttaaagacttgttgaatatttccaaaaccaaaaatagttgaaatatagaatcgaaattgacaatttaagcatattttattatttaattaaccataATTGACTGGTAActatgaaccttagttaccatataTAAACTATGCAATATATTAATATGCTATATATattctgcgtcaaaccaatcttaggagtgCTGACCAGTGAAGACCACCGGCATGACGTGGCTCTCACCTGCAGAGGCGCAGCCACGCGACGGCCTCCCGTGGTCTGAGGCCGTATCTGCTTACGAGTCGGCTGGCTATGAGCACGCCCGTGCGCCCGAGGCCCGCCTTGCAGTGCACCGCGAGCGCCCCTCTGACCGCTTCGGCCTCCGTGCACAGGCGCAGAAAGTGGCGCGCCAGGCCGCGGGATGGCGGCGTGCCGTCCGGGAAGTAGAGGTCGTGCACCCGCAAACCGACCCGCTCGAACTCCTCGGCGTCGTACTCGGGGCGGTTCAGCCGCACGACGCCCACCACGCCGCTCGCCTTGAAGTAGTCGACGAAGGCGGAGGGCCGCAGGCCAAGCCCCGAGCCCCTGGGGCCCCCGAACGCCAGCAGCCGGCACGGCACCACCCAGCTCATGTCGCCGCGGCACCGCGCACGCTCGCAATCCACCACGTCGAAGTCGCAGGGGTCGAAGAGGCGAAGGCGGCAAGCCACGGCCAGCGCCGACAGGCAGTCCGAGATGCGGATGTGTCGAGAGCTGGGATTCGCAGAGGCGTCGCGGTACGGCGGCACCTGTTGAAAAAGGTCCATTTTGTACAGGTCATGTCACACTCCCATAATGGAATTCGGTTTTACCATCTTAACTGCTGTTAACGTGGTTTTTACTTAGAgcttgtgaattaattttttttaaatagcttgaCCTAGTGCTATACATTGCTCCATTTCCTCGAGGAGTATTAacttttcgttttccttctgatcctAAAAGAAGGGGTGTATGTTGGATAAATTCccgaagaaacaaatggaaaccTAAAACCGCATCACGCTTGTGTGGTGTGAGCTAGTAgcaatttataagtatttttgcCAGCAATTGTTCCTTGTAATTATGTTTATATTCAACGTAATACTTAACAATGCCGCTACTAATTCATCTCAATGATATGGCGTCTCATAGTATAAATATAGGCATCTTTTAAGTTGCAGTTAATAACGCGCATGGCACCAGCACAAGTTGACACGGTTACATCACGTTTTGccttgaatttatatttaataatgcaAAAGTCTCAATATTtttgttgctacagagcttcaaaagttggtgaaa encodes:
- the LOC124156483 gene encoding dual specificity protein phosphatase CDC14AB-like yields the protein MSHSPSSLPEETHYAKTRTSRKYSPNEGEVVQIAEYLPGRLYFATFKTSGRPHGTDKDHFFTTDDVFIYLPFNFDFGPLCLPSIIRYCYLVKTKLSSIELRDKRIIHYTSLDRPYDRANATLLISAFAVLFLGHSPAEALERCSTPGLKVPPYRDASANPSSRHIRISDCLSALAVACRLRLFDPCDFDVVDCERARCRGDMSWVVPCRLLAFGGPRGSGLGLRPSAFVDYFKASGVVGVVRLNRPEYDAEEFERVGLRVHDLYFPDGTPPSRGLARHFLRLCTEAEAVRGALAVHCKAGLGRTGVLIASRLVSRYGLRPREAVAWLRLCRPGSIMSSQQEWLECNEGFLRSVDDGRRTEQLDPNTASEVFPFGIHSIRFGMSRIGEARRHRRVRRGNKRHAEGGKRRLSGWGTKVSSPR